From a region of the Trichoderma atroviride chromosome 6, complete sequence genome:
- a CDS encoding uncharacterized protein (EggNog:ENOG41~TransMembrane:3 (i7-24o44-62i423-439o)): MERKRNIVIVGGGIIGCTTAYYLTRHPSFSPALHTVTLLEAAPAVAAGASGKAGGLLGLWAYPASIVPLSYRLHAELAAEHDGASRWGYRRLKCGSIEAVVTKEKLDGLQNPADENGKAWEKLPKQDEAAKELLQDEELPADLDWIDREVVRGWAEMGSPGATETAQVHPYHFTTSIAELAQKGGVTIKTNAKVTRLITSKAAVEGVEYLDRTTDEVNKITDVTDIVVAAGPWTGRVLPRAKVEGLRAHSVVYDVNVTPYAVFTDIELPADFIPDHRAKMGQKRQHKGRVDPEIYARPFGEAYACGEPDSDVPLPETADQVQFNEAHCDDIISYFATVSPVLAAAPIKAKQACYLPRHIRFGQESGPLIGPTVTPGLWVAAGHTCWGDPKWSSDGEADVRVYSGWRSEECECWQFGSKKVQGLMDFYSTFFLLLLFQLYE, from the exons ATGGAGCGAAAGAGAAACATTGTCATTGTCG GAGGCGGCATCATCGGCTGCACCACCGCCTATTACCTGACCCGCCACCCCAGCTTCAGCCCTGCCTTGCACACCGTCACGCTTCTGGAGGCCGCTCCAGCGGTGGCTGCCGGGGCCTCGGGCAAGGCTGGCGGTCTCCTTGGGCTGTGGGCGTATCCAGCAAGCATCGTGCCGCTGTCGTACAGACTGCACGCGGAGCTGGCCGCCGAGCACGACGGGGCCAGTCGCTGGGGCTATCGCAGGCTAAAATGCGGCAGCATCGAGGCCGTTGTGACCAAGGAGAAGCTTGATGGGCTGCAGAATCCCGCAGATGAAAATGGCAAGGCGTGGGAGAAGCTTCCCAAGCAGGAtgaggccgccaaggaaCTGCTCCAGGACGAGGAGCTGCCTGCTGATCTGGACTGGATAGACCGAGAGGTGGTGAGAGGATGGGCTGAGATGGGGTCGCCGGGAGCTACCGAGACTGCCCAGGTGCATCCGTACCACTTTACGACCTCCATTGCAGAGCTGGCTCAGAAGGGGGGCGTCACGATCAAAACCAATGCAAAAGTCACGAGGCTCATCACATCAAAGGCAGCCGTGGAAGGGGTCGAGTATCTAGACCGGACAACAGACGAGGTGAACAAGATTACGGATGTCACCGACATCGTTGTTGCGGCGGGACCATGGACAGGCCGCGTTCTCCCGCGGGCAAAGGTTGAGGGCCTAAGAGCTCACAGCGTCGTCTACGATGTCAACGTCACGCCGTATGCCGTCTTCACAGATATCGAGCTGCCCGCAGACTTTATCCCCGATCATCGGGCAAAGATGGGACAGAAGAGGCAGCACAAAGGCAGGGTAGACCCCGAAATCTATGCTCGGCCGTTTGGCGAGGCGTATGCGTGTG GCGAGCCCGACAGCGACGTACCACTACCGGAAACAGCTGATCAGGTTCAATTCAACGAAGCCCACTGCGACGACATCATCTCTTACTTTGCAACCGTGAGCCCTgtgctggctgctgcgccgATCAAGGCCAAACAAGCCTGCTACCTGCCACGGCATATACGCTTTGGACAGGAGAGCGGTCCTCTCATAGGGCCCACGGTCACTCCCGGCTTATGGGTTGCGGCTGGTCATACCTGCTGGGGGGATCCAAAATGGTCCAGCGACGGGGAAGCTGATGTCAGAGTATATTCTGGATGGCGAAGCGAAGAGTGCGAATGTTGGCAATTTGGATCCAAGAAAGTTCAAGGTCTGATGGATTTTTAcagtactttttttcttcttctcctttttcaaCTTTATGAGTAA
- a CDS encoding uncharacterized protein (EggNog:ENOG41~SECRETED:SignalP(1-22)), producing MVVIATCALLTCLLLSIRVTRYEKPASPPFLSSQDNMCYNLSRYNAKRGVGEQTIDDATYEAQLVSEMDRLRSRINDAAVCQLASRLNGGRNCRIEHSSVVGPGALMGNANYHARIRFQDGSPSWLLRVPRVTGFAVSLPIPLADYLIASEYATLKFLETTAVPAPRAFDYGVCSNGTDHGVGVAFLLMEELPGRPWIGQGVSGPTATDDEKARIWSDLAEILAELEHYPFPKAGSLCYQSCNIQVSAVASDRFVVLTPHGPFDNSTAYYTAFAEQYLALIADGQLYTEFPIDAYLVYRFLKDNVSQLVEHGGEAKPLEDFFLKHVDDKGDHLLVDDDLHITGIIDWQMARVVPRREAFGPSLVTADMNALCGGKVSLSADDVALMDALRQKGLSWMTKCAVDEKARRFFWGLALESEWSDALPLAIAILQDFGVSQDWAQWREMALKEYENDERLKGLVERCRP from the coding sequence ATGGTTGTCATCGCTACTTGTGCTTTACTCACTtgtctccttctttccataCGTGTGACGAGGTACGAGAAACCAGCTTCCCCTCCCTTTCTTTCATCACAAGACAACATGTGTTACAACCTTTCAAGATACAATGCTAAACGTGGAGTGGGCGAACAGACCATAGATGACGCAACTTATGAGGCGCAACTTGTCTCCGAGATGGATCGTCTCCGCTCTCGGATCAACGACGCGGCCGTATGCCAACTTGCGTCCAGGCTGAATGGCGGTCGGAATTGCAGAATCGAGCACTCGTCCGTGGTTGGACCGGGCGCTCTCATGGGAAACGCCAACTACCATGCGCGTATACGCTTCCAGGACGGCTCCCCCTCGTGGCTCCTTCGAGTGCCGCGAGTGACGGGATTTGCTGTTAGTCTACCCATCCCGTTGGCGGACTATCTGATAGCCAGCGAGTACGCGACGTTGAAGTTTCTCGAAACCACTGCTGTGCCGGCACCTCGAGCATTCGACTATGGCGTATGCAGCAACGGGACAGATCATGGTGTCGGCGTGGCCTTTCTTCTTATGGAGGAGCTGCCAGGAAGACCCTGGATAGGCCAAGGTGTGTCGGGTCCAACGGCCACAGACGACGAAAAGGCAAGGATTTGGAGTGACCTCGCCGAGATCTTGGCTGAGCTAGAACATTACCCGTTTCCCAAAGCTGGGTCGCTGTGCTACCAGTCATGCAACATTCAAGTCTCAGCTGTAGCAAGCGACAGGTTCGTCGTCCTCACTCCTCACGGCCCATTTGATAACTCGACAGCATATTATACTGCCTTTGCCGAGCAGTACTTGGCACTGATTGCAGATGGTCAACTCTACACCGAGTTTCCCATCGATGCGTACCTCGTGTACCGCTTTCTGAAAGACAACGTCTCACAGCTAGTCGAACACGGCGGCGAAGCGAAGCCTTTGGAGGATTTCTTCCTAAAGCACGTCGACGATAAAGGCGACCACTTACTTGTCGATGACGACTTGCACATCACGGGCATTATTGACTGGCAGATGGCACGTGTCGTGCCGCGACGTGAAGCCTTTGGTCCGTCGCTTGTTACTGCCGACATGAATGCGTTGTGTGGTGGAAAGGTTTCGCTCAGTGCCGATGATGTTGCTTTGATGGATGCGCTGCGGCAAAAGGGCCTCTCTTGGATGACCAAGTGCGCAGTTGACGAGAAAGCCAGGAGGTTCTTCTGGGGCCTGGCCTTGGAATCCGAATGGTCGGATGCCTTGCCATTGGCGATTGCGATACTGCAAGACTTTGGGGTCAGCCAAGATTGGGCGCAGTGGAGGGAGATGGCATTGAAGGAATACGAGAATGACGAACGCCTAAAAGGCCTTGTTGAGCGTTGTCGCCCCTGA
- a CDS encoding uncharacterized protein (EggNog:ENOG41~SECRETED:SignalP(1-23)), giving the protein MFGRRRRPILGAAVLVGASSVAAKRAVQRQDMMSTQREMEIQYQVDARRREEEEQDRRTQRAVEEALKKSAAENQAAQPQQGAVASPPPQQQQQQQQQQQQYNNPMPIQGHDSGYLSPGQQQAYMVPNMQQPEQLMRAPSPQPPAYYLSASPAPDARPKSAQGLGSAEPVQELRSRYCTQCGYACRDGDRFCAGCGARQGPQDTSVLI; this is encoded by the coding sequence ATGTTTGGTCGTCGACGAAGACCCATCCTCGGTGCCGCCGTGCTTGTCGGTGCGTCCAGCGTCGCCGCCAAGCGCGCAGTACAACGGCAGGACATGATGAGCACGCAGCGTGAGATGGAGATCCAGTACCAAGTCGACGCACGCAGacgcgaagaagaagaacaagaccGACGAACACAGCGCGCCGTCGAGGAAGCCCTCAAGAAGTCTGCCGCGGAAAATCAGGCTGCCCAACCACAACAGGGCGCCGTTGCGTCGCCTCCTccacaacagcagcagcagcagcagcagcagcagcagcagtacaaCAACCCAATGCCAATTCAGGGGCATGACAGTGGCTATTTGTCGCCCGGACAGCAACAAGCGTATATGGTGCCCAAcatgcagcagccagagcagctGATGCGAGCTCCTTCTCCACAGCCGCCGGCGTACTACTTGTCGGCATCTCCAGCGCCGGACGCGAGGCCAAAGAGTGCACAGGGACTTGGTTCTGCGGAGCCGGTTCAAGAATTACGATCTCGATATTGTACGCAATGCGGTTATGCTTGCCGAGATGGGGATAGGTTCTGTGCTGGATGTGGTGCAAGGCAGGGTCCTCAAGATACTAGTGTACTGATTTGA
- a CDS encoding uncharacterized protein (EggNog:ENOG41) produces MIGTVHKLYMMIQKNQPWDLGEPELNDQGELVIHDIAKKLGCIGPNDEIELPIQYELPTTASGMARAAAHPKRLQYGDYDAKDSNDKEPDSPANDSTDESVPSLEPMQGVETELNYQRDAVASHSHRTTKSPQSAYSFDDLDNSHSESEGANTCVTSSPYISTSSDCTDFPQPQLGTVPDDMTLFLEQYGSIQVTEKMTWELGDSSHSTHKSNFSETSDIESLLMENQMMFPDYNGLFGIGIADTVGIEGRRPNTCI; encoded by the coding sequence ATGATTGGTACTGTTCACAAACTATACATGATGATTCAAAAGAATCAGCCATGGGACCTTGGTGAACCAGAATTGAATGATCAAGGCGAATTGGTTATTCACGACATAGCCAAGAAGCTGGGATGTATTGGTCCCAACGACGAAATCGAGCTGCCTATTCAATATGAATTGCCGACAACTGCTTCTGGCATGGCAAGGGCCGCAGCACATCCGAAACGACTGCAGTATGGAGACTACGATGCAAAGGATAGCAACGATAAGGAGCCAGACTCACCCGCAAATGATTCTACAGACGAAAGCGTTCCATCACTGGAACCAATGCAGGGCGTCGAAACGGAGCTGAACTACCAAAGAGACGCTGTTGCTAGCCACAGTCACCGCACGACAAAGTCTCCTCAAAGCGCTTACAGCTTTGACGACTTGGACAATAGCCATTCTGAGTCTGAGGGAGCCAACACTTGCGTTACATCATCACCATATATTTCAACAAGTTCAGACTGCACCGATTTCCCTCAGCCGCAGCTGGGAACAGTGCCCGACGACATGACGCTTTTCCTTGAACAATATGGATCGATTCAGGTTACAGAGAAGATGACTTGGGAATTGGGCGATTCGAGTCATAGTACTCATAAAAGCAACTTTTCGGAAACATCTGATATTGAATCGCTACTTATGGAGAACCAGATGATGTTTCCCGATTATAATGGTCTTTTCGGCATAGGCATCGCAGACACTGTTGGTATAGAAGGAAGAAGAccaaatacatgtatctag
- a CDS encoding uncharacterized protein (TransMembrane:10 (i43-67o79-99i160-178o184-210i217-234o254-275i287-306o326-347i354-375o381-398i)), with translation MSSFDGPAVRRPSHATASSRSQMPAPAVGFRERLGLGGVARRTLGICFLLTTVFLWTLSNFLASFIFSDQTYDKPFFLVYFNTSMFAISLIPMFIRYLAQRGIHGLRSDIRRIWAEYRYRAAAANPTTDEEGSEVHERLLVNEHGPGWNSTDEKLGFRETAVLSLEFCILWFLANYLSSACLQYTSVASVTILTSTSSVWTLVFGAIFGVEMFSMRKLIGVLASLTGVALISMVDLSGKSDENRGSFPHKTPGQIALGDTMAFMSAVLYGIYVTVMKRRVGNEDKVNMQLFFGLVGVFNLSLLWPLFFVLHWTEMEPFELPPTSQIWTIIIVNAIASFVSDLSWALAMLLTTPLVVTVGLSLTIPLSLIGEIFQYQQYSSFIYWIGAAVVFVSFVFVNHETKKDDSGKATVPTAAIDADGVDEDIVYG, from the exons ATGTCTTCGTTCGACGGCCCGGCTGTGAGGCGGCCCTCGCACGCAACAGCTTCAAGTCGCAGCCAGATGCCGGCACCGGCAGTTGGCTTTCGGGAGCGCCTGGGCCTGGGAGGCGTGGCCCGGAGGACGCTGGGAATCTGCTTTCTATTGACGACTGTGTTTCTATGGACGCTGTCCAACTTTCTCGCCAGC TTCATCTTCTCCGACCAGACCTATGACAAGCCGTTTTTCCTCGTCTATTTCAACACCTCCATGTTCGCCATATCTCTCATACCCATGTTCATTCGATATCTAGCACAAAGAGGAATCCACGGACTGCGAAGCGACATCAGGCGTATATGGGCAGAATACCGATAtcgagctgccgccgcgaACCCTACAACAGACGAGGAGGGCTCAGAAGTACACGAGCGCTTGTTAGTCAACGAACATGGCCCCGGGTGGAACTCTACAGATGAGAAGCTTGGATTCCGCGAGACTGCGGTTCTAAGCCTCGAGTTCTGCATACTCTGGTTTCTGGCAAACTACCTGTCGTCTGCCTGTCTCCAGTACACCAGCGTGGCAAGCGTTACCATTCTGACATCAACTAGCAGCGTCTGGACGCTGGTATTCGGTGCAATCTTTGGCGTCGAGATGTTCTCCATGCGCAAACTGATTGGGGTTCTCGCATCCCTCACAGGCGTTGCGCTCATTTCCATGGTAGATCTATCGGGCAAGAGTGACGAGAACAGGGGATCATTCCCGCATAAAACGCCGGGGCAGATTGCGCTCGGGGACACCATGGCTTTTATGAGTGCCGTGCTTTACGGCATTTATGTGACTGTGATGAAGCGGCGGGTGGGCAACGAGGACAAGGTCAACATGCAGCTGTTCTTTGGACTGGTTGGAGTGTTTAACCTGTCGCTGCTGTGGCCGCTATTCTTTGTCTTGCACTGGACTGAAATGGAGCCG TTTGAATTACCTCCGACGAGCCAGATTTGGACCATCATCATT GTAAATGCCATTGCATCCTTTGTCAGCGACCTATCCTGGGCGCTGGCCATGCTCCTGACCACTCCATTGGTTGTCACGGTTGGCCTGTCTCTGACCATACCGCTGTCACTCATCGGCGAGATATTCCAGTACCAGCAGTATTCCAGCTTCATCTACTGGATTGGTGCCGCAGTcgtctttgtttcttttgtctttgttaATCATGAGACAAAGAAGGACGATTCTGGCAAGGCTACAGTCCCCACCGCCGCTattgatgctgatggcgtCGACGAGGACATTGTATATGGATGA
- a CDS encoding uncharacterized protein (EggNog:ENOG41~TransMembrane:1 (o397-415i)) has product MDYPANASSQTPKSLASDMVSATRPMHTKINKLITSRLPLAVPPKAPDSGPYACGLLHILPIYMTFEQLWLDILDTPPGDAPGQISERVHTILKEIHLPQLFRSDRLRADIKFITGWTDDILDLQINSVKGTGELSVFISHIQQAVRAKPHVLIAYSYNLFMALFAGGRFIRATLEKAGAEFWQIVPETIKPTMQPCEVDSFIDSSLEQIEEDNLMPLRFWAFDSENDGEDLKQEYKSKLLQWESELSAEEREDILQESVYILESIGLLVGQLDAVCSAVQDEETPVVQIPMRPSLAGLVGGTQFGARLRDSLLIARERGIGNPFRGKPQDAVEKEKGTSHGDGTTSTEPACSGVPKSMRFAKSLPIPPRKHRAAKDGGSGFDLHTKSQRRDASGTLIGPALVGVFGLFFLYVVYSRVGGVIV; this is encoded by the coding sequence ATGGACTATCCTGCCAATGCCTCCTCACAAACCCCAAAGTCACTTGCCAGTGACATGGTCAGCGCAACAAGGCCGATGCATACGAAAATCAACAAACTGATTACGTCTCGCCTGCCACTGGCAGTTCCTCCAAAAGCACCCGACTCCGGCCCTTATGCCTGTGGCCTACTGCACATTCTCCCGATATACATGACATTTGAGCAGCTGTGGCTGGACATTCTCGATACGCCTCCCGGAGACGCTCCAGGCCAGATTTCCGAGCGTGTACATACGATTCTCAAAGAAATACATCTCCCTCAGCTCTTCCGCTCCGACCGCCTCAGAGCCGATATCAAATTCATCACGGGCTGGACCGACGACATTCTCGACCTCCAAATCAACAGCGTAAAGGGAACAGGCGAGCTATCCGTCTTTATTTCACATATCCAACAAGCCGTCCGCGCGAAGCCACACGTCCTCATCGCCTACTCGTACAACCTATTCATGGCCCTCTTCGCCGGAGGACGCTTCATCAGAGCAACCCTCGAAAAGGCCGGCGCAGAATTCTGGCAAATTGTCCCCGAGACTATCAAACCTACGATGCAGCCCTGCGAGGTAGATTCGTTCATTGACTCCTCCTTGGAGCAAATCGAAGAGGACAATCTCATGCCGCTGCGATTCTGGGCTTTTGACTCAGAAAACGACGGCGAGGACTTGAAGCAGGAGTATAAGAGCAAGCTGCTTCAATGGGAAAGCGAACTGTccgcagaagagagagaggatatCCTCCAAGAATCTGTCTACATCTTGGAGAGCATAGGCCTGCTGGTTGGTCAGCTGGACGCTGTCTGCAGCGCCGTACAGGACGAGGAGACGCCGGTCGTACAGATCCCCATGAGACCTTCCTTGGCGGGTCTTGTTGGTGGCACCCAATTCGGGGCGCGTCTGCGTGACAGCCTCCTCATTGCCCGAGAGCGCGGTATTGGAAATCCATTCCGGGGCAAACCACAAGACGCtgtggaaaaagaaaagggcactagccatggcgatggcacAACAAGTACTGAACCAGCGTGCTCTGGTGTTCCCAAATCTATGAGGTTTGCAAAGTCGCTGCCCATCCCGCCACGCAAGCATCGTGCTGCAAAAGATGGCGGTTCGGGGTTCGATTTACATACAAAGTCGCAACGGCGTGATGCTAGCGGCACTTTGATAGGGCCGGCGCTGGTGGGCGTATTTGGCTTGTTTTTCCTGTATGTAGTGTACAGTCGCGTTGGAGGGGTTATTGTATGA